TATCAAATGGTAAACCGGATACGGGGAGCGGTTCGTCAGGTTTTCATCGTCTTCTGGATCCGCACCACCAAAGCAATAGTCAGGGTGGAACGTCGCGAGTTGATAAACGCCTTCCCAGTTTTGTTGCTTGATCAACGCTTCAATCCAATCAATGAACATGTTGTAGTCGAAGAAGTCTTGCAGCATGTTAGGCACAACCACCAACGTTGTCTCTAATTTCGCAACTGGCGTGTTATCTAACTCTACAAAATGCGTCATGATGTCTTCCAACAACGCTTCTTCCGTTTTCGCTTCACTCACAAAGATCTTAATTTGCTTGTTACGTTGTGGCTTGGCTGCGAATGGACACAGGTTTAAGCC
The Vibrio kanaloae genome window above contains:
- a CDS encoding DUF1415 domain-containing protein; protein product: MSNTQSTDLQAIHDQVKQWLDDVVIGLNLCPFAAKPQRNKQIKIFVSEAKTEEALLEDIMTHFVELDNTPVAKLETTLVVVPNMLQDFFDYNMFIDWIEALIKQQNWEGVYQLATFHPDYCFGGADPEDDENLTNRSPYPVYHLIREASMEKVLKHYPNPEAIPDTNIARVESLTPAERRKLFPYLFC